Proteins encoded together in one Thermococcus celericrescens window:
- a CDS encoding [protein ADP-ribosylglutamate] hydrolase: MVSFEIVRGDITRFPAEVIVNAANKYLEHGGGVAYAIAKAAAGDPVEYIRISKKALMEQIGKDFIEHGEVVVTPALRLEKPGIKHVIHTVGPYCGGIWDEDKKEKLRKAILGALRKAEELGVKTIAFPAVSAGIYGCPLEEVVKTFKEVVKEFGKEAKSVEKVYLVLYSERDYERVLKALAV, encoded by the coding sequence ATGGTCTCCTTTGAGATTGTCCGTGGAGATATAACCCGTTTTCCAGCTGAAGTCATAGTCAACGCCGCCAACAAGTACCTTGAGCACGGTGGAGGAGTTGCCTATGCCATAGCAAAGGCCGCTGCAGGCGATCCGGTTGAGTACATTCGGATAAGCAAGAAAGCACTCATGGAGCAGATTGGAAAGGACTTCATCGAGCACGGGGAGGTCGTCGTAACTCCTGCACTAAGGCTCGAAAAGCCCGGTATAAAGCATGTCATCCACACGGTCGGACCCTACTGCGGTGGAATCTGGGACGAGGACAAGAAGGAGAAGCTGAGGAAGGCCATCCTCGGGGCGCTGAGGAAGGCGGAGGAGCTTGGAGTCAAAACGATAGCCTTCCCGGCGGTAAGCGCTGGCATCTACGGCTGTCCGCTTGAGGAGGTCGTGAAGACCTTCAAGGAGGTCGTTAAGGAGTTTGGGAAGGAAGCGAAAAGCGTTGAGAAGGTTTACCTCGTCTTATATTCCGAGAGGGATTACGAGAGGGTGTTGAAGGCTTTGGCGGTTTAA
- a CDS encoding DUF835 domain-containing protein, which yields MIELIFGAAFLVSYVLLFYNYHLTGRKALVYYALAWFSLSIHFFVPGESVYAVGLAFFAFLIWLGNIRASDELLCPLRYSRELRYFSVIPIAGLIFLFPEHSIASFAVLSASVMFSGIYLILTGNGDLRLMGLLEILFAATSFLRGYYFSNSYVGLVEALLAFVLSYVSIKTFLDSSFIGEFEVMDVKTELKPGVVMLGSVSEDIFEGALVFSRQRREFPNWFWITKVSDGGISPTNLPKILDIAVKFMKRANEHGKRPVIVIDGLEYLILENGFSAVIKFLATMRDYALLHNATIVIVGDDSFLDERERKILRKLFD from the coding sequence ATGATCGAGCTGATTTTTGGCGCGGCGTTCCTTGTATCGTACGTTTTACTATTCTATAACTATCACCTTACGGGACGGAAGGCGCTCGTTTACTACGCACTGGCGTGGTTCAGTCTTTCGATACATTTCTTCGTCCCCGGGGAATCAGTATACGCGGTTGGCCTCGCCTTCTTCGCATTCCTTATCTGGCTTGGGAACATAAGGGCCTCGGATGAGCTCCTATGCCCTCTTAGATATTCTCGGGAGCTTAGGTACTTCTCCGTTATCCCTATAGCGGGGTTGATCTTCCTGTTTCCTGAACATTCTATAGCTTCCTTCGCCGTTCTCTCGGCGAGTGTAATGTTCTCGGGGATTTACTTAATCCTCACTGGGAATGGCGATTTGAGGCTAATGGGACTCCTTGAAATTCTCTTTGCCGCCACTTCATTCCTCAGAGGTTACTACTTTTCCAATTCCTACGTTGGCCTGGTTGAGGCGCTCTTGGCCTTTGTCCTCTCCTACGTTTCAATAAAGACCTTCCTCGATAGTTCATTCATCGGCGAGTTTGAGGTGATGGATGTAAAGACCGAGCTGAAGCCCGGGGTGGTCATGCTCGGGTCCGTTTCAGAGGATATCTTTGAGGGTGCTCTGGTATTTTCAAGGCAGAGGAGGGAGTTCCCTAACTGGTTCTGGATAACCAAGGTTTCTGATGGGGGGATTTCGCCCACCAACCTTCCCAAGATACTCGACATCGCTGTTAAATTCATGAAAAGGGCCAACGAGCACGGAAAGCGCCCGGTCATCGTTATCGACGGCCTTGAGTATCTAATCCTTGAGAATGGATTCTCCGCGGTTATCAAATTCCTGGCAACGATGAGAGACTACGCTCTGCTCCACAATGCAACCATCGTTATAGTGGGGGACGATTCCTTTCTGGATGAGCGGGAGAGGAAGATACTCCGCAAGCTCTTCGATTAG
- a CDS encoding amidohydrolase family protein, with translation MSILIKNGHVIYGENLEIVRADVLIEGNRIVSVEKKINETADTVIDATGRVVSPGFINLHTHSPMGLLRGLADDLPLMDWLQNHIWPREAKLTREYTKVGAYLGALEMIKTGTTAFLDMYFFMDAVAEVVEESGLRGYLSYGMIDLGDPEKTEKELKEALRTMEFIEKLGSDRVHFVFGPHAPYTCSIALLKEVRRLASEHNKLITIHVSETMAEIGQITERYGKSPVVLLDDIGFLGNDVIIAHGVWLDSRDIQILARHGVTVAHNPGSNMKLASGVMPLEKLLNAGVNIGLGTDGSASNNNLDMLDEMKLAALLHKVHNLDPTVADARTVFRMATLNGAKALSLKAGVIKEGYLADIAIINFNRPHLRPINDVISHLVYSANGNDVETTIADGKILMLDREVLTLDEERILDEAEKTIGKLA, from the coding sequence ATGAGCATTCTCATCAAGAACGGCCACGTTATCTACGGCGAGAACCTTGAGATTGTGCGGGCAGATGTACTAATTGAGGGCAACAGAATAGTGAGCGTTGAGAAGAAGATAAACGAGACCGCCGACACCGTTATAGATGCCACCGGAAGGGTGGTTTCTCCGGGCTTCATAAACCTGCACACCCACTCACCCATGGGGCTCCTCAGGGGCCTCGCCGACGATCTGCCTCTCATGGACTGGCTCCAGAACCACATATGGCCAAGGGAGGCGAAGCTCACTAGAGAATACACCAAGGTTGGCGCGTACCTCGGAGCGCTGGAGATGATAAAGACCGGGACAACGGCCTTCCTCGACATGTACTTCTTCATGGACGCCGTTGCAGAGGTCGTTGAGGAGTCCGGTCTTAGGGGCTACCTTTCCTATGGAATGATAGACCTCGGCGATCCCGAGAAGACCGAGAAGGAACTCAAAGAGGCTCTCCGCACGATGGAGTTCATAGAAAAGCTCGGCTCCGACAGGGTTCACTTCGTCTTTGGCCCCCACGCCCCCTACACCTGCTCGATAGCCCTCCTAAAGGAGGTTAGAAGGCTCGCAAGCGAGCACAACAAGCTCATAACGATCCATGTAAGCGAGACGATGGCTGAGATAGGGCAGATAACCGAGCGCTACGGGAAGAGCCCGGTTGTTCTCCTCGATGACATTGGCTTCCTTGGAAACGACGTCATAATAGCACACGGCGTCTGGCTGGACAGTAGGGACATCCAGATTCTAGCTAGACACGGAGTTACAGTCGCCCACAATCCAGGAAGCAACATGAAGCTCGCGAGCGGCGTTATGCCCCTCGAAAAGCTCCTGAATGCCGGAGTAAACATCGGTCTCGGCACGGATGGAAGCGCAAGCAACAACAACCTGGATATGCTCGATGAGATGAAGCTGGCAGCGCTTCTCCACAAGGTTCACAACCTCGACCCGACCGTGGCCGATGCTAGGACAGTTTTCAGGATGGCCACGCTCAACGGTGCCAAAGCTTTGAGCCTCAAGGCGGGCGTCATAAAGGAGGGCTACCTTGCTGACATCGCGATCATAAACTTCAACAGGCCTCACCTCAGGCCCATCAACGATGTGATAAGCCACCTCGTTTACTCCGCCAATGGAAACGACGTGGAGACGACGATAGCGGACGGAAAAATCCTCATGCTCGACCGCGAGGTCCTCACGCTCGACGAGGAGAGAATCCTCGACGAGGCCGAAAAAACGATAGGAAAGCTGGCCTAG